The following proteins come from a genomic window of Vallitaleaceae bacterium 9-2:
- the hrcA gene encoding heat-inducible transcriptional repressor HrcA: protein MELNERKLQILKAIIHDYFETAEPVGSRTLSRHYDLGISPATIRNEMSDLEELGFIMQPHTSSGRIPSDKGYRFYVDMMLQLQKAEFTKLVYLEELKKSASRIEDMLKTIGEYLAKETHYTSIVSSPSYKKSKIKNIQLVEVEKRAVLAVIVTDGNAIKDYMIHLEHEVNQELLNQLTLTLNQHLIGLTLEDIGLDIIHKIKDPVEDGEEVIGKVIDVVFKTIREVDDSDIYTYGTMNILQYPEFNDISKASTLLKTLETKDVLKDIINTTIESDDGHVKIVIGEENELDGLKECSLITTSYHIGGEKVGAIGIIGPKRMDYDRTVQNLRCLIKNVDDLLNKL, encoded by the coding sequence GTGGAATTAAATGAGCGGAAGTTACAAATTCTTAAAGCAATTATTCACGATTATTTTGAAACTGCCGAACCGGTAGGCTCACGAACGCTGTCGAGACATTATGATTTAGGAATCAGCCCGGCAACCATTCGAAACGAAATGTCGGATTTAGAAGAGCTTGGGTTCATCATGCAGCCTCATACGTCTTCAGGGCGCATTCCTTCAGATAAAGGCTATCGATTTTATGTGGATATGATGCTACAGCTGCAAAAAGCAGAATTTACAAAGCTTGTCTATCTAGAAGAATTAAAAAAGAGTGCTTCTCGAATTGAAGATATGCTAAAAACAATTGGTGAATATCTCGCCAAAGAAACACATTATACAAGTATAGTAAGTTCTCCGTCCTACAAAAAGAGTAAAATTAAAAATATTCAACTTGTAGAAGTTGAAAAACGTGCAGTTTTAGCTGTAATCGTAACGGATGGTAATGCAATCAAAGATTATATGATTCACCTTGAACATGAAGTCAATCAAGAGCTTTTAAATCAATTAACATTAACTTTGAATCAACATCTTATTGGTTTGACATTAGAAGACATTGGGCTTGACATTATTCACAAGATTAAAGACCCGGTTGAAGACGGGGAAGAAGTTATTGGAAAAGTCATTGATGTTGTTTTTAAAACAATACGTGAAGTGGATGATTCAGATATTTATACATATGGGACGATGAATATTTTACAGTATCCTGAATTTAACGATATAAGTAAAGCCTCTACGTTGCTAAAAACCCTTGAAACAAAAGATGTGCTCAAAGATATCATTAACACGACCATTGAAAGTGATGATGGGCATGTTAAAATTGTTATCGGTGAAGAAAACGAATTAGATGGACTTAAAGAATGTAGCTTGATTACCACTTCCTATCATATTGGCGGTGAGAAGGTCGGTGCTATAGGCATTATTGGCCCTAAGCGTATGGATTATGATCGAACGGTTCAGAATTTGAGATGTTTAATCAAAAATGTCGATGATTTATTAAATAAGTTATAG
- the thiI gene encoding tRNA 4-thiouridine(8) synthase ThiI — MKKAFLIKYGEIALKGKNRYMFENILMDQIRHRIEALGVFKVQKEQGRIFVEPHSDYEEQEVLDAIKEVFGIAYICPVVVIERGDFEEIKTTVTDFVKQQYPTQDFTFKVEARRAVKSYPVTSMEICREVGAHLLNVYPELKVDVHNPEVRIWIEVRDRTYIYSKMIKGLGGMPVGSNGRAMLLLSGGIDSPVAGYMIAKRGVAIDAVYFHSHPYTSERAKQKVIDLARIISRKTGPIRLHIVPFTEIQLAIYEQCPHEQLTIIMRRVMMAIAEAHAKYLKALALVTGESIGQVASQTIHSLVATNAVCTMPVFRPLIGFDKQEIVDISEKIDAYETSILPYEDCCTVFVAKHPVTKPKLEAIEKSEKNLKDIDSMIKKAIEDTEVIKIKPGQ, encoded by the coding sequence ATGAAAAAAGCATTTTTAATTAAGTATGGCGAAATCGCATTAAAAGGGAAAAACAGATATATGTTTGAAAATATTTTGATGGATCAGATACGTCATCGCATAGAAGCTTTAGGTGTGTTTAAAGTACAAAAAGAACAAGGACGTATTTTTGTTGAACCACATTCGGATTATGAAGAGCAAGAAGTGCTAGATGCTATTAAAGAGGTCTTTGGAATTGCTTATATTTGTCCAGTTGTTGTTATTGAACGTGGTGATTTTGAAGAAATCAAAACGACAGTGACTGATTTTGTAAAACAGCAGTATCCGACACAAGACTTTACATTTAAGGTCGAAGCCCGCCGAGCAGTCAAATCTTATCCAGTAACATCTATGGAGATTTGTCGAGAAGTAGGAGCTCATTTATTAAATGTATATCCGGAGCTTAAAGTAGATGTACATAATCCTGAAGTTCGTATCTGGATTGAAGTTCGTGACCGAACTTATATTTATTCAAAAATGATTAAAGGGTTAGGTGGTATGCCAGTAGGATCAAATGGTCGAGCAATGCTATTACTTTCTGGAGGAATTGACAGTCCGGTGGCAGGGTATATGATTGCAAAACGAGGCGTAGCAATAGATGCAGTCTATTTTCATTCACATCCTTATACGAGTGAACGGGCAAAACAAAAGGTTATTGATTTGGCGCGTATTATTTCACGTAAGACAGGGCCCATTCGTTTGCACATTGTTCCATTTACAGAAATTCAACTAGCTATCTATGAGCAGTGTCCTCATGAACAGCTAACTATTATCATGCGACGTGTGATGATGGCTATTGCAGAAGCCCATGCAAAGTATTTAAAAGCGTTGGCTCTTGTAACAGGAGAGAGTATTGGACAAGTGGCTTCACAGACCATACATAGTTTAGTGGCGACCAATGCGGTATGTACGATGCCGGTATTTAGACCATTGATTGGTTTTGATAAGCAAGAAATTGTAGACATTAGTGAAAAGATTGATGCATATGAGACATCAATTCTTCCGTATGAAGATTGTTGTACCGTGTTTGTTGCCAAGCATCCGGTAACAAAGCCAAAACTTGAAGCTATTGAAAAATCCGAGAAAAACTTAAAGGATATTGATTCAATGATTAAAAAAGCAATAGAAGATACTGAAGTTATAAAAATAAAACCAGGGCAATAA
- a CDS encoding response regulator yields MAVNVMIVDDAVFMRTVLKKMLTEEGYEVVAEASNGKEAITKAKEFKPDIITLDITMPEMDGVTAIPGIVESSPESKIIMCSAMGQQPMVVDAIKKGAKDFIVKPFQKARVLQAIENVLGK; encoded by the coding sequence ATGGCAGTTAATGTGATGATCGTTGATGATGCGGTTTTTATGCGTACTGTATTAAAAAAAATGTTGACCGAAGAAGGATACGAGGTTGTTGCTGAGGCAAGTAATGGTAAAGAAGCAATTACGAAAGCTAAAGAATTTAAACCAGATATTATTACTTTAGATATTACAATGCCTGAGATGGATGGAGTTACAGCAATTCCCGGAATCGTAGAATCAAGTCCTGAGAGTAAAATTATCATGTGTTCTGCAATGGGACAACAGCCAATGGTTGTTGATGCAATAAAAAAAGGTGCCAAAGACTTTATTGTAAAGCCATTTCAGAAAGCCCGAGTTTTACAAGCGATTGAAAATGTTTTAGGAAAATAA
- the prmA gene encoding 50S ribosomal protein L11 methyltransferase, which produces MKYIEIETLVHRDDADIFCADLYDYPIQGVEILDEYISKQEQQQMFVDALDFDNTMEEYVGIRFYLSEEEDVTTILGEIKLRFPKYVFRQGKTDDEDWAHNWKKYYKPFAISQRIVVKPIWEDMNDWPMYKDTEIIIDIDPGMAFGSGTHETTSLCMKAIEKYTEHGDSFVDVGCGSGILGIAAAKLGAGVGRLIDIDASACKIAKENIASNHVEDQLTVYQGDLLENVNEHVDFVVANIFAEIIISITEKVHQVLKDQGIFIASGIIKEKEALVVSHLEAQGFEIIEINRDGGWVAIISRASVIAGKEV; this is translated from the coding sequence ATGAAATATATTGAAATAGAAACCTTAGTGCATCGCGACGATGCGGATATTTTTTGCGCAGACCTATATGATTATCCTATTCAAGGTGTAGAGATTCTTGATGAATATATATCAAAACAAGAACAACAGCAGATGTTTGTTGACGCATTAGATTTTGATAATACCATGGAAGAGTATGTAGGGATACGCTTCTATCTTTCAGAAGAAGAAGACGTTACAACCATCTTAGGTGAAATAAAGCTTCGATTTCCAAAATATGTTTTTAGACAAGGTAAAACAGATGATGAAGATTGGGCGCACAATTGGAAAAAATATTATAAACCATTTGCTATTAGCCAACGTATTGTTGTTAAGCCGATTTGGGAAGACATGAATGATTGGCCAATGTATAAGGATACAGAGATAATTATTGACATTGATCCTGGGATGGCATTTGGCTCGGGAACCCATGAGACGACCTCCTTATGTATGAAAGCCATAGAAAAATATACTGAACATGGTGATAGTTTTGTAGATGTAGGGTGTGGAAGTGGTATCTTAGGCATTGCTGCCGCTAAACTTGGAGCCGGAGTGGGGCGCTTAATTGACATTGATGCAAGTGCATGTAAAATTGCAAAAGAAAATATCGCTTCTAATCATGTAGAAGATCAATTGACGGTTTATCAAGGAGATCTGCTTGAAAATGTTAATGAACATGTAGATTTTGTCGTAGCAAATATCTTTGCTGAAATTATAATATCTATTACAGAGAAGGTCCACCAAGTTTTAAAGGATCAAGGTATATTTATTGCATCAGGAATTATTAAAGAAAAAGAAGCGCTGGTTGTTTCACATTTAGAAGCCCAAGGCTTTGAGATTATTGAGATTAATCGTGATGGAGGTTGGGTAGCCATCATTTCAAGAGCAAGTGTCATAGCAGGAAAAGAGGTGTGA
- a CDS encoding HPr family phosphocarrier protein — translation MTTIQVTLNSIDKVKTFVNLVSRYDSDFDLVSGRYVIDAKSIMGIFSLDLSKPIELNIHDQSIVDEVKSALNDFIIE, via the coding sequence ATGACAACTATACAAGTAACTCTCAATTCAATTGACAAAGTCAAAACATTTGTTAATTTAGTCAGTCGTTATGATTCAGACTTTGATCTTGTTTCTGGTCGATATGTGATTGATGCTAAATCTATCATGGGTATTTTCAGCTTAGATTTAAGTAAGCCCATTGAGTTAAACATTCATGATCAATCCATCGTTGATGAAGTTAAAAGTGCATTAAATGATTTTATCATTGAATAA
- the grpE gene encoding nucleotide exchange factor GrpE, translating to MKKNEELHDETTQVDNEEIQKDEVEVEAEVIDEMPESESDATDTVAEAELVKQALIEAEKQAKENADKYQRTIAEFDNFRKRTIKEKAAMYDSGAKEVLENLLPVIDNFERALEHISEEEKDLGITKGIEMIYKQLMDTMTELGVKEIDALHQEFDPNLHHAVTHEENDAYDDNLVAEVFQKGYMYKETVLRYSMVKVVN from the coding sequence ATGAAGAAAAACGAAGAATTACATGATGAAACGACACAAGTCGATAATGAAGAAATCCAAAAAGACGAAGTTGAAGTGGAAGCAGAAGTGATTGATGAAATGCCTGAGTCAGAAAGTGATGCAACAGATACTGTGGCAGAGGCAGAGCTTGTAAAACAGGCGCTTATCGAGGCGGAAAAACAAGCAAAAGAAAACGCAGATAAGTATCAACGTACAATAGCAGAATTTGATAACTTTAGAAAGCGTACAATCAAAGAAAAAGCTGCAATGTATGATAGTGGAGCTAAAGAAGTGTTAGAAAATCTGCTTCCTGTTATTGATAACTTTGAAAGAGCGTTAGAACATATTAGTGAAGAAGAAAAAGATTTAGGTATTACTAAAGGTATTGAAATGATTTACAAACAGTTGATGGATACAATGACTGAGCTTGGTGTCAAAGAAATCGATGCATTACATCAAGAGTTTGATCCGAATTTACATCATGCAGTGACGCATGAGGAAAACGATGCATATGATGATAATTTGGTGGCAGAAGTTTTCCAAAAAGGGTATATGTATAAAGAGACTGTTTTAAGATATAGTATGGTAAAAGTCGTAAACTAA
- the dnaJ gene encoding molecular chaperone DnaJ — protein sequence MAEQRDYYEVLGVSKDATDSDIKKAYRKVAKKYHPDINPDDESAAHKFREATEAYEVLSDAGKRQQYDQFGHAAFSQGGPGHGGFSGGFDFGDMGDMFGDIFGDFFGGGGRRGPSNGPKKGASLRASIELDFEEAVFGTDKDLNISVSDECEVCHGSGAKEGTHPETCSQCGGSGQVRYNQQTILGTVASVRTCPTCQGSGKIIKEKCEACSGAGYVKKRKKISVNIPAGIDNGQTIRLKGKGEPGENGGPRGDILLTIYIRPHAEFERHGTDIYYKMKISFTQAALGAEIEVPTLDGKVKYSIDPGTQTGTRFRLRGKGVPYLNHSKSRGDQYVDVVVETPTKLNQRQKEAFEELAAAFGEEVTAGKKKKGIFDKMKDAFE from the coding sequence ATGGCTGAACAACGTGATTATTATGAAGTTCTTGGTGTATCAAAAGATGCAACAGACTCAGATATAAAAAAAGCATATCGCAAAGTAGCAAAAAAATATCATCCGGACATTAATCCAGACGATGAATCAGCAGCACACAAGTTTAGAGAAGCAACAGAAGCATATGAAGTGCTTAGTGATGCTGGAAAAAGACAACAGTATGACCAATTTGGACATGCAGCCTTTAGCCAAGGCGGACCAGGTCATGGCGGATTCTCAGGTGGATTTGACTTTGGTGATATGGGTGATATGTTTGGTGACATTTTTGGAGATTTTTTTGGTGGAGGCGGACGCCGAGGACCAAGTAATGGACCAAAAAAAGGTGCGTCACTACGTGCCTCAATCGAATTAGATTTTGAAGAGGCAGTTTTTGGGACAGACAAAGATCTCAATATCTCTGTGTCAGATGAATGTGAAGTGTGTCACGGAAGTGGTGCCAAAGAAGGAACACATCCTGAGACATGTAGTCAATGTGGCGGTTCGGGACAAGTTCGATATAATCAGCAGACGATTTTAGGAACCGTGGCTAGTGTAAGAACATGCCCAACATGTCAAGGAAGCGGAAAAATCATTAAAGAAAAATGTGAAGCCTGTTCAGGAGCTGGATATGTAAAAAAACGTAAGAAAATTTCAGTAAATATACCAGCAGGTATTGACAATGGACAAACCATTCGCTTAAAAGGCAAAGGAGAGCCAGGAGAAAATGGTGGACCACGTGGCGATATCTTACTGACAATTTATATTCGACCACATGCGGAGTTTGAACGTCATGGAACGGATATATATTATAAAATGAAAATCTCCTTCACACAAGCTGCCCTTGGAGCAGAAATTGAAGTGCCGACACTGGATGGAAAAGTAAAATATAGTATTGATCCGGGAACACAAACGGGAACACGTTTTAGATTACGTGGAAAAGGAGTTCCCTACTTGAATCACAGCAAATCCCGTGGGGATCAATATGTTGATGTGGTTGTAGAGACACCAACAAAACTTAATCAACGGCAAAAAGAAGCTTTTGAAGAGCTTGCAGCGGCATTTGGAGAAGAAGTTACAGCAGGTAAGAAAAAAAAAGGGATATTTGACAAAATGAAAGACGCATTTGAATAA
- a CDS encoding RsmE family RNA methyltransferase codes for MYHFFVENTAIDDTHIHITGQDVNHIMNVLRLKEGEPLVISNGEGLEYQCEIEALTNEVIQCKIQSVDNSMSELPIQVTLYQGAPKQDKMEQVTQKCVELGAYEIVSVQMRRSIVKYDEQKAVKKVRRWNAIAQSAAKQSKRGVIPSVRGVLNWREMLTELKDYDKVIIPYENTRGMLGTREVFKHLHDAKKIAVLIGPEGGFDPEEIKELLAIGGELVSLGNRILRTETAGMVFMAMLMYEIEEA; via the coding sequence ATGTATCATTTTTTTGTGGAGAATACAGCAATAGACGATACGCATATTCACATTACAGGACAAGACGTAAATCATATTATGAATGTTCTTCGTTTAAAAGAAGGAGAGCCTCTTGTAATTAGCAATGGTGAAGGGTTAGAGTATCAGTGTGAAATCGAAGCATTGACGAATGAAGTAATTCAGTGTAAAATACAATCAGTAGATAATTCCATGAGTGAATTACCCATTCAAGTGACGCTTTATCAAGGTGCACCTAAACAAGACAAGATGGAACAGGTTACACAAAAATGTGTTGAGTTAGGTGCGTATGAGATCGTCTCCGTTCAAATGCGCCGTTCTATAGTAAAGTATGATGAACAAAAGGCGGTTAAAAAAGTTCGTCGTTGGAATGCGATTGCGCAATCTGCGGCTAAACAAAGCAAGCGAGGCGTTATTCCATCGGTTAGAGGCGTACTTAACTGGCGCGAAATGTTGACAGAGCTAAAAGACTATGATAAAGTCATAATTCCGTACGAAAACACACGAGGAATGTTAGGGACGCGAGAAGTTTTCAAACATTTGCATGATGCAAAAAAGATTGCTGTCTTGATTGGTCCGGAAGGTGGTTTTGATCCTGAAGAAATCAAAGAGCTATTAGCTATTGGTGGAGAACTTGTGAGTTTAGGGAATCGAATACTTAGAACAGAAACAGCCGGCATGGTCTTTATGGCAATGCTGATGTATGAAATAGAGGAGGCCTAG
- a CDS encoding cysteine desulfurase family protein produces MNLYFDHAATTPLCNEALKAMQRMLQIDYGNPSSLHAKGLDAENEVNKARNYIAKLLGVKEKAIYFTSGGTESNNLCIQGVARAYHRSGKHIITSKIEHASVGETFTFLENQGFEVTRLPVDHTGQVSLDVLRRAIRPDTTMVSIMHVNNELGTIQDIQSIGKIIKEVNPNTLFHVDGVQGFGKFNLQLKQCQVDMYSASGHKIYGPKGVGFAYIDENIKIIPLQYGGSQQKGVRPGTENVAGIVGMYEAAKQMMLTNEERYSRLIELKAYFVERLVEELPDWYVNSRYSTGVFDKEIASPYIVNIRSKSIKGEVLLHSLEDDKIAVSTGSACSSKKLNVSHVLKAIGLSDEESDKSIRISFTHSQSKEDVDCLIDALKKNDKIFGRFVKK; encoded by the coding sequence ATGAACCTATATTTTGATCATGCGGCGACGACACCGCTTTGTAATGAAGCGCTTAAAGCAATGCAACGTATGCTGCAAATCGATTATGGCAATCCATCAAGCCTGCATGCCAAAGGTTTGGATGCAGAAAATGAAGTGAATAAAGCTAGAAATTATATTGCCAAACTACTTGGAGTTAAAGAAAAAGCGATTTACTTTACCTCAGGAGGAACAGAGAGTAATAACTTATGTATTCAAGGGGTAGCTAGAGCGTATCATAGAAGTGGCAAGCATATTATTACATCAAAAATTGAACATGCATCTGTTGGTGAAACATTCACATTTCTTGAAAATCAAGGATTTGAAGTGACGCGTCTTCCGGTGGACCATACAGGTCAAGTTTCTCTTGATGTATTACGTCGCGCAATCCGTCCGGATACAACAATGGTGTCCATCATGCATGTTAATAATGAACTTGGAACTATTCAAGATATTCAGTCCATTGGTAAGATAATCAAAGAAGTGAATCCAAACACACTTTTTCATGTTGATGGTGTGCAAGGGTTTGGAAAGTTTAACCTACAGCTTAAACAGTGTCAAGTGGATATGTACTCTGCAAGTGGGCATAAAATCTATGGTCCCAAAGGTGTCGGATTTGCTTACATTGATGAAAACATAAAAATCATTCCCCTGCAATATGGTGGCAGTCAACAAAAAGGTGTTCGTCCAGGGACAGAAAATGTTGCCGGGATTGTAGGAATGTATGAAGCAGCAAAACAAATGATGTTAACAAATGAAGAACGCTATTCCCGCCTGATTGAACTTAAAGCATATTTTGTGGAACGACTTGTAGAAGAACTTCCGGATTGGTATGTTAATTCAAGATATTCTACTGGAGTGTTTGATAAAGAGATTGCAAGTCCATATATTGTTAATATCCGTTCAAAATCCATTAAGGGTGAAGTGTTACTACATAGCCTTGAAGATGATAAAATTGCGGTAAGTACTGGATCAGCATGTAGCTCAAAAAAATTAAATGTATCTCATGTGTTAAAAGCCATTGGATTAAGCGATGAGGAAAGCGACAAATCCATCCGTATTAGCTTTACACATAGTCAGTCAAAAGAAGATGTAGATTGTTTAATTGATGCATTGAAAAAAAATGATAAAATATTTGGTCGATTTGTAAAAAAATAA
- the mtaB gene encoding tRNA (N(6)-L-threonylcarbamoyladenosine(37)-C(2))-methylthiotransferase MtaB, with protein sequence MPSVAFHTLGCKVNQYETEAMTEQFVKAGYNIGEFDEKNDIYIVNTCTVTNIADKKSRKMLSRAKKNNPHGIVVAVGCYVQIQHEQLKDMPYIDLLIGNTQKNQLVEIVQSFQDQSLNIAKIEDVHHNIVFEELHIEAQQNKTRSTLKIQDGCDQYCSYCIIPYTRGIVRSRDPQAVINEVKELVLHGYQEIVLTGIHIGSYGKDLEGVTLIHLIEQLNQIEGLKRIRIGSVEPGLISEEFVQRLSQCEKVCPHFHLSMQSGSDSVLKRMNRKYTSKEYYEKVELLRRYYTDPALTTDVIVGFPMETEKEAQTTKAFVEKVAFSDVHVFKYSIREGTKAAKMKPQVDGEVKNQRSQELIATTAQLKQDYLNRHLEAKVQVLIEEEIELEGKMFLTGYTPEYIRVYIQGDTGLKGQIIPVDLVELFHDGIRGEKSFVK encoded by the coding sequence ATGCCGTCTGTTGCGTTTCATACACTCGGATGTAAAGTCAACCAATACGAAACCGAAGCTATGACTGAACAATTTGTAAAAGCAGGATATAATATTGGTGAATTTGATGAAAAAAATGATATTTACATTGTGAATACATGTACGGTGACCAATATCGCTGATAAAAAATCACGGAAAATGCTTTCCAGAGCCAAAAAAAACAATCCTCATGGCATCGTAGTTGCGGTTGGATGTTATGTTCAAATTCAACATGAACAATTAAAAGACATGCCATATATTGATTTGTTGATTGGCAATACACAAAAAAATCAATTGGTTGAAATTGTTCAATCGTTTCAAGATCAATCATTAAATATTGCTAAAATCGAAGACGTGCATCATAACATTGTCTTTGAGGAACTGCATATAGAAGCACAACAAAACAAAACACGATCAACATTAAAAATACAAGATGGATGCGACCAATATTGTTCGTATTGCATCATCCCATATACAAGGGGAATTGTCCGTTCAAGAGATCCCCAAGCAGTGATAAATGAAGTTAAAGAATTGGTCTTACATGGCTATCAAGAAATTGTATTGACAGGTATCCATATCGGATCATATGGAAAAGACTTGGAAGGGGTCACGTTAATTCATCTTATTGAACAGTTAAATCAAATCGAAGGGCTAAAACGCATCCGTATTGGTTCTGTTGAGCCTGGTTTAATAAGTGAAGAATTTGTACAACGTTTAAGCCAATGTGAAAAAGTATGTCCGCATTTTCACCTTTCCATGCAAAGTGGAAGTGATAGCGTACTCAAACGTATGAATCGAAAATATACGTCAAAAGAGTACTATGAAAAAGTAGAACTGCTACGCCGATATTATACAGATCCAGCATTAACAACGGATGTCATTGTAGGTTTTCCTATGGAAACAGAAAAAGAAGCGCAGACGACAAAAGCTTTTGTTGAAAAAGTGGCTTTTTCAGACGTTCATGTTTTTAAGTATTCTATACGCGAAGGGACAAAAGCTGCAAAAATGAAACCTCAAGTTGATGGAGAAGTAAAAAATCAGCGTAGCCAAGAGTTGATAGCAACAACGGCTCAGTTAAAGCAAGACTACTTAAATCGACACCTGGAAGCTAAGGTTCAAGTACTTATTGAAGAAGAGATAGAGCTTGAAGGAAAAATGTTTTTAACAGGCTATACACCGGAGTATATTCGCGTATATATTCAAGGTGATACTGGGCTTAAAGGGCAGATTATCCCTGTAGATCTAGTTGAGCTTTTCCATGATGGAATACGAGGTGAGAAATCATTTGTAAAATGA
- the dnaK gene encoding molecular chaperone DnaK, whose translation MAKIIGIDLGTTNSCVSVMEGGKPIVIENSEGARTTPSVVAFTKSGERLVGEPAKRQAITNPDKTIASIKRHMGTDHKVAIDDKNYSPQEISAMTLQKLKADAESYLGETVDAAVITVPAYFTDSQRQATKDAGKIAGLEVKRIINEPTAAALAYGLDNEHEQKIMVFDLGGGTFDVSIIEIGDGVLEVLATNGNNHLGGDDFDQRVIDFLVKEFKSTEGVDLSADKMAMQRLKEAAEKAKKELSSATTSNINLPFITATQEGPKHLDVTLTRAKFDELTHDLVQATMGPVNLALKDADLDASEIDKVLLVGGSTRVPAVQAAVYKLTGKDPFKGINPDECVAVGAAIQGGKLAGDAGAGDILLLDVTPLSLGLETLGGVATKLIERNTTIPTKKSQIFSTAEDNQSAVDIHVVQGEREFARDNKTLGRFRLDGIPAARRGIPQIEVTFDIDANGIVTVRAKDLGTGKEQHITITASTNLSDDEIDRAVEEAKAFEAEDKKRKEGIDARNEADSLVFQTEKTIEELGEKLEDADKTRLESEVSKVKELLKETEEKTLETADIEKITAAKDALMHVLNEVSQKIYAASGAQAGPEGMDPNQAAGGQASDSAQADDDVVDVDFTEE comes from the coding sequence ATGGCTAAAATTATAGGAATTGACTTAGGAACAACAAACTCATGTGTATCTGTAATGGAAGGTGGAAAACCAATCGTTATAGAAAACTCAGAAGGGGCAAGAACAACGCCTTCGGTTGTGGCATTTACAAAAAGTGGGGAACGTCTTGTAGGAGAACCTGCAAAGCGTCAAGCGATAACAAACCCAGATAAAACCATTGCATCTATTAAACGACATATGGGGACAGATCATAAGGTCGCTATCGACGATAAAAACTATTCACCACAAGAAATTTCTGCAATGACATTACAAAAATTAAAGGCAGATGCAGAAAGTTATCTTGGAGAAACTGTTGATGCAGCCGTTATTACAGTTCCTGCATATTTTACAGACTCTCAACGTCAAGCAACAAAAGATGCTGGGAAAATCGCGGGATTAGAAGTAAAACGTATCATTAACGAACCAACGGCTGCAGCATTAGCTTATGGTTTAGATAACGAGCACGAGCAAAAAATCATGGTTTTTGACCTTGGTGGTGGTACATTTGACGTATCAATTATTGAAATTGGTGATGGTGTACTTGAGGTATTAGCGACGAATGGTAACAACCATTTAGGTGGAGATGACTTTGACCAACGTGTTATAGATTTCTTAGTAAAAGAATTTAAAAGCACGGAAGGTGTTGACTTATCTGCAGATAAGATGGCAATGCAACGTCTAAAAGAAGCTGCTGAAAAAGCGAAAAAAGAATTGTCAAGTGCTACAACATCAAATATCAACTTACCATTTATTACAGCGACACAAGAAGGTCCAAAGCATTTAGATGTTACCCTTACACGTGCGAAGTTTGATGAGTTAACACACGATCTTGTTCAAGCGACAATGGGACCGGTTAATCTTGCTTTAAAAGATGCTGATTTGGATGCATCAGAAATTGATAAAGTATTACTTGTAGGTGGTTCAACACGTGTTCCGGCTGTACAAGCTGCTGTATATAAACTTACTGGAAAAGACCCATTCAAAGGAATCAACCCAGATGAATGTGTTGCAGTTGGTGCAGCGATTCAAGGTGGAAAACTTGCAGGGGATGCAGGTGCAGGTGATATCTTGTTACTAGATGTTACACCTTTATCTCTTGGATTAGAGACACTTGGTGGAGTGGCGACAAAACTCATTGAAAGAAATACAACGATTCCAACGAAAAAGAGCCAAATTTTCTCAACAGCAGAAGATAATCAGTCAGCAGTTGATATCCATGTTGTTCAAGGAGAAAGAGAATTTGCAAGAGACAATAAAACACTTGGTCGTTTCCGTTTGGATGGTATTCCAGCTGCTCGTCGTGGTATTCCTCAAATTGAAGTAACCTTTGACATTGACGCCAATGGTATCGTAACTGTTCGTGCAAAAGACTTGGGAACAGGAAAAGAACAACATATCACAATTACAGCAAGTACCAACTTATCAGATGATGAAATCGATCGTGCAGTTGAAGAAGCTAAAGCTTTTGAAGCTGAAGATAAGAAAAGAAAAGAAGGTATTGATGCTCGTAACGAAGCCGATTCACTTGTCTTCCAAACAGAAAAGACAATCGAAGAGCTTGGTGAAAAATTAGAAGATGCAGATAAAACTCGCCTTGAAAGCGAAGTAAGTAAAGTAAAAGAACTTCTTAAAGAAACAGAAGAAAAAACATTAGAAACTGCAGATATTGAAAAAATCACGGCGGCAAAAGATGCATTAATGCACGTGCTTAATGAAGTATCTCAAAAAATCTATGCAGCAAGTGGTGCGCAAGCAGGACCAGAAGGTATGGATCCAAATCAAGCGGCAGGTGGACAAGCAAGTGATTCTGCTCAAGCAGATGATGATGTTGTTGACGTTGACTTTACAGAAGAATAA